GCGCGCCATATCGGGCACCATCGGCTGCAACGCCGGCACAATCCGCCTCAACGGTCGCCGCATCGACAACCGCCGCCCGTCCGCCATCGCCGCGCGCGGCCTCGTGCTGGTGCCCGAAGGCCGCGGCGTGTTTCCGGGGCTGAGCGTGCGCGACAACCTCGCCATCGCGCACCGCAGCGGAGGCGCGGCGGCCGGTCCGCTCGCAGGGTTCCTGGCGACGGTCACCGAGGCGTTTCCCGTCCTCGGCCAGCGCCTGGACCAGAGCGCGGGACTGCTGTCGGGCGGTGAGCAGCAGATGCTGGCGATCGCGCGCGCCCTCGCCGGCGACCCGTCGGTGCTGATGTTCGACGAGCTGTCGATGGGCCTGGCGCCGATCATCGTCGAGCAACTGATGGACCGCGTCGCCAAACTGCGAGCCGAAGGGCGCACCATCGTGCTCGTCGAGCAGTACCTCACCCACGCGCTCAAGCTGGCCGACCTCTGCTACGTGCTGGCCAAGGGCCGCGTCGAGTGGGTCGGCGAACCCGGCGAGCTCAAACACATGCCCGCCGCCGCCTCCTACCTCACGGCGTAGCCCTAGTTGCCCTGCTCCAGGGCGGGTGAGAGGAACTGGTGGGCGTCGGGGTAGCAGAACGGGAAGCCCTGCGTGGCTTCCGTCCAGCCGCCCTTGGCGTCGAGCCAGCGTGAGATGGTGAAGCAGTCCTTGACCGTGGATGCTGACGGGTCGGTCTTGCCCCAGTCGAGGCCGACGTCGATGCCGTCGCCCTTCCAGTCGCGCAGGCCGTTGAGGTAGTTCACCAGACCGGTGCGAGTCGGCGCGGACGTGTCGATGTAGCTCTTCATCAGGTTGCCCATGAGCCACGCCTCGAGCGCCCACTGGTGGACCGGCAGGTTCGGCTGGTAGCGGGCGTACGCCTGACGGAACTTGGCGATCTCGGGCACGCTCGTCTGCGCGTAGTTGAGCGTCTGGCCGGGCACGAACACCGAGTTGCGGCACGTGTCGTTGTAGTCCGTACCGACGCGGTCGCCGAGCGACACGACCGTCGACACCTTGGCCTTGACCGAGAAGTTGCGCCGCGCCATGGCGTCACACAGCTTGCGGTTGGCGCCGTCGTCCATGGCGTCGAACATGATCTGCGTGCCCTGCCGCTGCATGTCGGCCACCGCCTGGTCGAAACTCGGCGCGGCGAACGACACCGTGTACTCGGTGGTTGAGAACCCCTCGAGCTGCAGGCCCTTCAGCATGAACTGGCCCGCCTGCTTCGACTCGTCGATGTCGTAGTCGAACACCGCCGCCTTCGACAGGTTCATGTTCTGCTTGAACCAGCGGTAGATACCCGACGTGTTGACGAGCTGACCGTTGTAGCCAGCCGTCTTGCCGTCGCGCTTGTAGCCGTTCTGGTACACGCTGAACATCGTCGGGTAGCGGGTGAAGCTGTTGGTGATCGGCTCGCCGATGACGGGGATCTGGTGGTCGGCGAGATACTGCGCCGAGCCGCCGAAGGCGCGGCTGTTGGTGGCGACGAGGGCGAAGACCTTGTCGTGCTCGACGAGTTGCTGCGCGCACTGCAGGTCGCGGTTGCGGTCCTCGCGGTCGTCGCACGTCTTGAGGTCGATCTGGCGACCGTGGATACCGCCGTGGGCGTTCATGTACGCCGCCCAGGCGCGCATGCCCCGCGCCGTCGGGGCGAAGGCGTCGCCCAGCACGCCGTTCTCGGCCACGATCGTGCCGAGCGTGATGCTCGTCGCGGTGACCCCGACGTCGGACGCCTTGTTCGGCGCGTTGTCGCCCGGCGAACTGCTACTGCCGGACGAGCCGCTGCTGCCGGACGAGCCGCTGCTGCCGGAACTACCACTGCTGCCGCTGTCGCTCACCGCGGTGGTGTCGGTGGTGTCGCCGAGATCGCCCGACGTGTCGCCGCTGTTGTCCTGCGAGCGCGCCGCCACCTGCTGCTGCGTCGCGCTCGCTTCGAACGCCGAATTGGGCAGACGAGTGCCACAGGCACTCAACCCGACGAGCGCCAGCGCGACCGTCAGGACCCCAGCACTCCGCAACTTCATGGATTCTCCCGGATGAACTTGTAGACCCCAGACATGTTCTTGTTCACCTTCTCCGGCAGCGGGTTGACGGTGCCCCCCATGGCGCGCGTGCCCCACACGATCTTGGCGGTGCGCTCGGCCAGCGCAGCATTGTGCAGCGCCTTCTCGGGCGTCGACGCGCACGTCACGAGTCCGTGGTTCGCCAGCAGCGCCGCGCCGCGGTCGGCCAGCTTCGCCGCCACCTCGTCGCCCAACTCGGCCGAACCCGTGCCCTTGTAGTCACAGCACGGCACGTCGCCGCCGAGGTACACGACGACCTCCTCGATCACGGCCGGGATCGGCTCGTGCGCCAACGCGAACATCGTGCAGTACACGGCGTGGGTGTGGATCACGCAGCCCAATTCGGGATAGAGGCGCAGCGCCGAGAGGTGCAGGTCCTTCTCCGTCGTGGGCGAACGGTGCCCTTCGACGACGTTGCCGTCCATGTCAACGACAACGAGGTCGTCGAGGGTCATGGTGTCGTAGGGAATCGACGACGGCGACATCACGACGAGACCGCCCTCGAGGCGTCCCGAGATGTTGCCGCTCGTGCCCTCGACGAGGCCGTCGGCCAGCATCTTCTTGGCGGCGGCGAGGATCGCTTCCTTGGTCGTGGTCGGCGACGTCTTGGCTTGGGCAGTGTCGGTCATCGGTCCAGTACCTCCGGGTTGACAATGTTGGCCGGTCGCTCGCCGCGAAACAGCGCGGCCAGACCGTCGGCCACGAGCGTGGTGTGGTTGGACTCGGTGTCGTAGGTGGCGCCGCCGATGTGGGGCGCAACCACGACGTTGGGCAGCGAGAGCAGCGGGTGGTCGACGGCGATGTTCTCGCCTTCGAAGTGGTCGAGGCCGGCGCCGATCACGTTGCCCGCCTGCAAGGCGGCGACAAGGCCGTCAAGATCGTGCAGGCCGGCGCGCGCCGAGTTGATGAATATCGACCCTTCCTTCATCGCCGCGAAGCGCTCCGCCGACATGAGACCCATCGATTCGGGCGTCACCGCCGCGTGCATCGACACCACGTCGGCTTCGGCCAGCAGGTCGTCGACGGAATGCGTGGCGTCAGGGGCGAACGGATCCGCAGCGATCACCTTCATGCCGAGACCTTCGAGGCGCCACTTCGTCGCCCGGCCCACAGCGCCGAGGCCGATGAGCCCGGCGGTGCGCCCCGCCAGCTGCCACGCCCGGAACCGCTGGTACGGAATGGTGCCGTCGCGATAGGTCTGCCCCTCGCGCACGTCGATGTCGGCTTGGCGCAAATGCCGGTTGACGGCGAACAGCAGCGCCACGGTCATCTCGGCGACCGCATCGGCGTTGCGCCCCGGCGCCCGCAACACGGGGATGCCGGCCGCGGTGGCGCCGGCGATGTCGACGTTGGTGGGGTCACCGCGCGTCGAGCCGATGGCGCGCAGCGGCAGGTCGAACACCGGGCCCTTGCACGAGTCGGCCTCGCAGATGAGGACGGTGGCGCCGACCTCCTTGGCCTTCTCCGCCAGCTTCTCGGAGTTGAACAGCCGCAGCGGGTTGTGGTCGATCCACGGGTCGACGATGAGTTCACCGAGGCCCCGCAGCGTCTCGACGCCCGGACCCCGCAACGGCGCGGTGCTGTAGATCACGTCGGTCATGCCGTTGCCCTCGCACGGGCGGCGACGGCCGCGAGGTCGGCCGGATACGTCTTGGCGGCGAACAGCATGACGATGCCTCCTACGGCAAAGGTGGGGGTGAACGCGGCGAGCGAGGTGGTGAGGCTCGTACGGTCGGCGACGACGCCGACGAAGAACGGAGCGAGCGCCGAAAGCGCCCGCACGATAGATCGGATGGCGGCGGCACGACCGCGCAGTTCGCCGGGTACGACGTCGGAGGTGAGCGCCTCCGACGGGGCGACCGGCGCCGTGAGGCAGAAGCTGCCGAAGAACATCAACACCGCTGCCAGCGCAAGGTTGTGGGTGAGC
This genomic stretch from Acidimicrobiales bacterium harbors:
- a CDS encoding ABC transporter ATP-binding protein; this translates as MNAALELRDVRAGYGRIEVLHGVSIDVPEGAVVALLGRNGMGKTTTLRAISGTIGCNAGTIRLNGRRIDNRRPSAIAARGLVLVPEGRGVFPGLSVRDNLAIAHRSGGAAAGPLAGFLATVTEAFPVLGQRLDQSAGLLSGGEQQMLAIARALAGDPSVLMFDELSMGLAPIIVEQLMDRVAKLRAEGRTIVLVEQYLTHALKLADLCYVLAKGRVEWVGEPGELKHMPAAASYLTA
- a CDS encoding class II aldolase/adducin family protein; this translates as MTDTAQAKTSPTTTKEAILAAAKKMLADGLVEGTSGNISGRLEGGLVVMSPSSIPYDTMTLDDLVVVDMDGNVVEGHRSPTTEKDLHLSALRLYPELGCVIHTHAVYCTMFALAHEPIPAVIEEVVVYLGGDVPCCDYKGTGSAELGDEVAAKLADRGAALLANHGLVTCASTPEKALHNAALAERTAKIVWGTRAMGGTVNPLPEKVNKNMSGVYKFIRENP
- a CDS encoding NAD(P)-dependent oxidoreductase — protein: MTDVIYSTAPLRGPGVETLRGLGELIVDPWIDHNPLRLFNSEKLAEKAKEVGATVLICEADSCKGPVFDLPLRAIGSTRGDPTNVDIAGATAAGIPVLRAPGRNADAVAEMTVALLFAVNRHLRQADIDVREGQTYRDGTIPYQRFRAWQLAGRTAGLIGLGAVGRATKWRLEGLGMKVIAADPFAPDATHSVDDLLAEADVVSMHAAVTPESMGLMSAERFAAMKEGSIFINSARAGLHDLDGLVAALQAGNVIGAGLDHFEGENIAVDHPLLSLPNVVVAPHIGGATYDTESNHTTLVADGLAALFRGERPANIVNPEVLDR
- a CDS encoding ABC transporter substrate-binding protein, whose translation is MKLRSAGVLTVALALVGLSACGTRLPNSAFEASATQQQVAARSQDNSGDTSGDLGDTTDTTAVSDSGSSGSSGSSGSSGSSGSSGSSSSPGDNAPNKASDVGVTATSITLGTIVAENGVLGDAFAPTARGMRAWAAYMNAHGGIHGRQIDLKTCDDREDRNRDLQCAQQLVEHDKVFALVATNSRAFGGSAQYLADHQIPVIGEPITNSFTRYPTMFSVYQNGYKRDGKTAGYNGQLVNTSGIYRWFKQNMNLSKAAVFDYDIDESKQAGQFMLKGLQLEGFSTTEYTVSFAAPSFDQAVADMQRQGTQIMFDAMDDGANRKLCDAMARRNFSVKAKVSTVVSLGDRVGTDYNDTCRNSVFVPGQTLNYAQTSVPEIAKFRQAYARYQPNLPVHQWALEAWLMGNLMKSYIDTSAPTRTGLVNYLNGLRDWKGDGIDVGLDWGKTDPSASTVKDCFTISRWLDAKGGWTEATQGFPFCYPDAHQFLSPALEQGN